Proteins from a single region of Pyrus communis chromosome 6, drPyrComm1.1, whole genome shotgun sequence:
- the LOC137737301 gene encoding CMP-sialic acid transporter 2-like, with the protein MKNGMIECSVCHSKIVAPNSKAFSRAYDRHKNRLSSKQRVLNVLLVVGDCMLVGLQPILVYMSKVDGKFEFSPISVNFLTEAAKVLFAVVMLLLQARNQKVGEKPLLSISTFMQAARNNVLLAVPAFLYAINNYLKFTMQLYFNPATVKMLSNLKVLVIAVLLKMIMKRRFSIIQWEALALLLIGISVNQLRSLPEGSTALGLPVSTGAYIYTLIFVTVPSLASVYNEYALKSQYDTSIYLQNLFLYGYGAIFNFLGILVMAIVKGPSSFDILHGHSRATMFLIANNAAQGILSSFFFKYADTILKKYSSTVATIFTGIASALLFGHKLTMNFVLGISIVFISMHQFFSPISKVKEEERNGKLEMIDVDDKHRSKDSFINMAAGANEEASHRVGPDERQPLLPT; encoded by the exons ATGAAGAACGGGATGATAGAATGTAGTGTATGCCATTCAAAGATTGTTGCCCCGAACTCTAAAGCTTTCTCCAGGGCCTATGACCGCCACAAGAACAGGTTATCATCCAAGCAACGTGTTCTCAATGTACTCTTGGTCGTTGGTGATTGTATGCTTGTCGGTTTACAG CCTATCCTGGTTTATATGTCCAAGGTCGATGGAAAATTCGAGTTTAGCCCGATTAGTGTAAACTTTTTAACAGAGGCAGCAAAGGTTCTATTTGCTGTCGTTATGCTATTGTTGCAG GCTAGGAATCAGAAAGTTGGGGAGAAGCCTCTTCTCTCAATTTCTACATTCATGCAG GCAGCTCGCAATAATGTGCTTCTTGCTGTTCCAGCATTTCTCTATGCTATTAATAACTATTTAAAGTTCACCATGCAG ctaTATTTTAATCCTGCAACTGTGAAGATGCTGAGCAATTTGAAG GTGTTGGTGATTGCTGTTTTGTTGAAAATGATAATGAAGCGCCGATTTTCAATAATTCAG TGGGAAGCCCTTGCTTTGTTGCTCATTGGAATTAGTGTAAATCAATTGCGATCTTTACCCGAGGGTTCCACTGCTTTAGGTCTTCCAGTTTCGACGGGCGCATACATCTACACATTGATCTTT GTAACAGTTCCATCATTGGCCTCTGTTTATAATGAGTATGCTCTGAAGAGCCAATATGACACAAGCATATACCTCCAG AACTTATTCCTATACGGGTATGGTGCTATATTCAACTTTCTAGGAATATTGGTAATGGCCATTGTCAAAG GTCCAAGTAGCTTTGATATCCTTCATGGTCATTCAAGAGCTACAATGTTTCTGATAGCTAACAATGCAGCACAAGGAATTctgtcttcttttttcttcaagtaTGCAG ATACAATTCTAAAGAAGTACTCGTCCACTGTTGCCACTATCTTCACGGGCATAGCATCTGCTTTGCTGTTTGGTCATAAATTGACTATGAACTTTGTTTTAGGAATTTCTATAGTCTTCATCTCGATGCACCAG TTCTTTTCTCCCATTTCGAAAGTCAAGGAGGAGGAACGAAATGGGAAGCTAGAAATGATAGATGTCGATGATAAACATAG GTCAAAGGATTCCTTTATTAATATGGCAGCAGGGGCAAATGAAGAG GCTAGTCATCGGGTGGGCCCTGATGAGAGACAGCCGCTCCTTCCGACCTAA